From a region of the Desmodus rotundus isolate HL8 chromosome 7, HLdesRot8A.1, whole genome shotgun sequence genome:
- the MMP11 gene encoding stromelysin-3, with protein MAGATGLRGAALRALLHPLLLLLLPLPPPLLARAPRPSDTHHRHLARRGPQPWHEASPSSLAPAPAAQEAPRPAGGPRPPRCGVPDPPDGLSARNRQKRFVLSGGRWEKTDLTYRILRFPWQLVREQVRQTVAEALQVWSDVTPLTFTEVHEGHADIMIDFTRYWHGDNLPFDGPGGILAHAFFPKTHREGDVHFDYDETWTIGDNQGTDLLQVAAHEFGHVLGLQHTTAAKALMSPFYTFRYPLSLSPDDRRGIQHLYGRPWPAPTSRPPAMSPQARVDTNEIAPVEPEATPDACKVSFDAVSTIRGELFFFKAGFVWRLRGGQLQPGYPAQASRHWQGLPSPVDAAFEDAQGHIWFFQGAQYWVYDGEKPVLGPAPLSELGLLGSPVHAALVWGPEKNKIYFFRGGDYWRFYPSTRRVDSPVPRRATDWRGVPSEIDAAFQDADGYAYFLRGRLYWKFDPVKVKALEGFPRLVGPDFFGCTEPANTFR; from the exons ATGGCTGGGGCCACTGGGCTCCGCGGCGCGGCTCTGCGCGCTCTCCTGCACccgttgctgctgctgctgctgcccttgCCACCGCCGCTGTTAGCCCGGGCCCCGCGGCCGTCG GACACCCACCACCGCCACCTGGCGAGGAGGGGACCACAGCCCTGGCATGAAGCTTCTCCGAGCAGCCTGGCACCTGCCCCTGCTGCACAGGAGGCTCCTCGGCCTGCAGGGGGCCCTAGACCTCCCCGCTGTGGCGTACCTGACCCGCCTGATGGGTTGAGTGCCCGCAACCGACAAAAGCGGTTCGTGCTGTCGGGTGGGCGCTGGGAGAAGACCGACCTCACCTACAG AATCCTTCGGTTCCCATGGCAGCTGGTGCGCGAGCAGGTGCGGCAGACAGTGGCAGAGGCCCTCCAGGTGTGGAGTGATGTGACACCACTCACCTTTACTGAGGTGCATGAGGGCCACGCTGACATCATGATCGACTTCACCAG GTACTGGCATGGGGACAACCTGCCATTTGATGGACCTGGGGGCATCCTGGCTCATGCATTCTTCCCGAAGACCCACCGAGAAGGGGATGTCCACTTCGACTATGATGAGACCTGGACTATTGGGGACAACCAGG GCACAGACCTCCTGCAGGTGGCAGCCCACGAATTTGGACATGTGCTCGGGTTACAGCACACAACGGCTGCTAAGGCCCTTATGTCCCCTTTCTACACCTTCCGCTACCCGCTGAGCCTCAGCCCAGATGACCGCAGGGGCATCCAGCACCTATATGGCCGGCCCtggccagcccccacctccaggcccccAGCCATGAGCCCCCAGGCTAGGGTGGACACCAACGAGATCGCACCAGTGGAG ccggaAGCCACACCAGATGCTTGCAAGGTCTCCTTTGATGCAGTATCCACCATCCGTGGCGAGCTCTTCTTCTTTAAGGCGGGCTTCGTGTGGCGGCTTCGTGggggccagctgcagcctggctaCCCTGCTCAGGCCTCTCGTCACTGGCAAGGACTGCCCAGCCCTGTGGATGCAGCCTTTGAGGATGCCCAGGGCCACATCTGGTTCTTTCAGG GGGCTCAGTACTGGGTGTACGATGGTGAGAAGCCAGTTCTAGGACCTGCACCCCTCTCCGAGCTGGGCTTGCTGGGCTCCCCAGTCCACGCAGCCTTGGTCTGGGGCCCTGAGAAGAACAAGATCTACTTCTTCCGAGGTGGAGACTACTGGCGCTTCTACCCCAGCACCCGCCGTGTGGACAGCCCAGTGCCCCGCCGGGCCACCGACTGGCGAGGAGTGCCCTCTGAGATCGACGCCGCCTTCCAGGATGCTGATG GTTACGCCTATTTCCTACGCGGCCGCCTCTACTGGAAGTTTGACCCTGTGAAGGTGAAAGCCCTGGAGGGCTTTCCCCGTCTTGTGGGCCCCGACTTCTTTGGCTGTACAGAACCTGCCAACACCTTCCGTTAG
- the CHCHD10 gene encoding coiled-coil-helix-coiled-coil-helix domain-containing protein 10, mitochondrial, giving the protein MPRGSRSVSARPASRTAAPSAHPPAHPPPSAAAPAPAPSGQPGLMAQMASTAAGVAVGSAVGHVVGSALTGAFSGGSSEPAQPATQQVPARAAPQPLQLGPCAYEIKQFLDCSTAQSDLTLCEGFSEALKQCKYNHGLSSLP; this is encoded by the exons ATGCCCCGGGGGAGCCGCAGCGTGTCCGCCCGGCCAGCCAG CCGCACTGCCGCACCTTCTGCCCACCCTCCGGCTCACCCACCGCCCTCGGCTGCCGCGCCGGCCCCCGCCCCGTCGGGCCAGCCGGGTCTGATGGCGCAGATGGCGTCCACGGCCGCTGGGGTGGCCGTGGGCTCCGCGGTGGGACACGTCGTGGGCAGCGCCCTAACTGGAGCCTTCAGCGGGGGGAGCTCAGAGCCTGCCCAGCCTGCCACTCAGCAG GTCCCGGCCCGCGCTGCCCCCCAGCCTCTGCAACTGGGGCCCTGCGCCTATGAGATCAAGCAGTTCCTGGACTGCTCCACCGCTCAGAGTGACCTGACCCTGTGCGAGGGCTTCAGCGAGGCCCTGAAGCAATGCAAATACAACCACG GTCTGAGCTCCCTGCCCTGA